A genomic region of Capnocytophaga canimorsus contains the following coding sequences:
- the hemC gene encoding hydroxymethylbilane synthase — MQKTIRIGTRDSELALWQANTVKNQLQNLGYQTQIVPIKSEGDLVLDKPLYEMGITGVFTKTLDVAMITGKIDIAVHSMKDVPTALPIGIVQKAVLPRASVHDILVYKDTLDVLDRQTIIATGSLRRKAQWLHQFPHHKVVDLRGNVNTRLQKLEENAWQGAIFAAAGLERIGKKPQKHQVLDWMIPAPAQGAMVVVVNQNDTFSSDAVAKLNDPKTEICTHIEREFLRVLEGGCTAPIGAFAQIKNEIISFEGALFSLDGSEKIAVKKEISINNYFYFGKTCALEILENGGKALMDSIFEAMKK, encoded by the coding sequence ATGCAGAAGACAATACGAATAGGTACTCGAGATAGTGAGTTGGCTTTGTGGCAAGCAAATACCGTTAAAAATCAATTACAGAATTTGGGTTATCAAACCCAAATTGTTCCCATAAAGTCAGAAGGTGATTTGGTTTTAGACAAGCCCCTTTACGAAATGGGAATTACTGGTGTTTTCACCAAAACGTTAGACGTGGCTATGATAACAGGTAAGATTGACATTGCTGTTCATAGTATGAAAGACGTTCCTACAGCGCTACCCATAGGAATTGTACAAAAAGCCGTATTGCCTCGAGCCTCCGTACACGATATTTTAGTCTATAAAGATACTTTGGATGTTCTTGATAGGCAAACCATTATTGCCACAGGTAGCTTACGCCGTAAGGCACAATGGTTACACCAATTCCCTCATCATAAAGTAGTTGACCTACGTGGTAATGTAAATACTCGTTTACAAAAATTGGAAGAAAATGCGTGGCAAGGCGCTATTTTTGCTGCCGCTGGATTGGAACGCATCGGGAAAAAACCTCAAAAACATCAAGTGTTAGATTGGATGATTCCTGCCCCCGCACAAGGAGCTATGGTAGTGGTTGTAAATCAAAATGATACCTTTAGTTCAGATGCCGTAGCCAAGCTCAATGACCCTAAAACAGAAATTTGTACTCATATTGAGCGTGAATTTTTACGTGTGCTTGAAGGTGGGTGTACTGCTCCAATAGGGGCTTTTGCTCAAATCAAAAATGAAATCATATCATTTGAAGGCGCATTATTCTCTTTAGATGGCAGTGAAAAAATAGCGGTAAAAAAGGAAATCTCTATCAATAATTATTTTTATTTTGGAAAAACTTGCGCCTTAGAAATTCTTGAAAATGGAGGAAAAGCCTTGATGGACTCTATTTTTGAAGCAATGAAAAAATGA
- a CDS encoding universal stress protein, with protein MKNILVTTDFSEKSNASLRVAISLAKKHNAKVFILHVVDLPMRLATQSQIAIPEAMYFLNLSKQRFAELMKDLDSEGVEIRDIVETNVLAASVEEAIKKHHIDLVVMGSNGASGLKEIFVGSNAEKVVRNASVPVLVIKDPEEKLEVKRIVFACDFSERFIRPFEKAIEFSKLFDAQIDLVFVNTPYQFLTTYEINERIAKFLAANESFKNYKVHVYNDIRIETGILNFVAENDIDLVCMFPSGRKGIAHFFNGSISGDLVNHATKPVLTIKL; from the coding sequence ATGAAAAATATTCTTGTAACTACCGATTTTTCTGAAAAATCAAATGCCTCACTACGAGTAGCTATTTCTTTGGCTAAGAAGCACAATGCAAAAGTTTTTATTTTGCACGTTGTTGACCTTCCGATGCGTTTGGCAACCCAAAGTCAAATAGCCATTCCTGAGGCGATGTATTTTTTGAATCTGTCAAAGCAACGTTTTGCAGAACTTATGAAAGACCTTGATAGCGAGGGGGTTGAAATCCGAGACATTGTTGAAACCAACGTTTTAGCAGCAAGTGTTGAAGAAGCGATAAAAAAACATCACATTGATTTGGTGGTAATGGGCTCCAACGGAGCTTCGGGTTTGAAGGAAATTTTTGTGGGGTCAAACGCCGAAAAGGTGGTTCGAAATGCCTCTGTTCCCGTTTTGGTTATCAAGGACCCAGAAGAAAAATTAGAAGTAAAACGCATTGTTTTTGCTTGTGATTTTTCTGAAAGATTCATAAGACCTTTTGAAAAAGCCATTGAATTTTCAAAGTTGTTTGATGCTCAAATTGATTTAGTTTTTGTCAATACGCCTTATCAGTTTTTAACTACCTATGAAATTAACGAGAGAATAGCTAAGTTTTTAGCCGCTAATGAAAGTTTTAAAAACTATAAGGTTCACGTTTACAATGATATCCGCATAGAAACTGGAATTCTAAACTTTGTTGCCGAGAATGATATTGATTTGGTTTGTATGTTCCCCAGCGGAAGAAAAGGCATCGCTCACTTCTTTAACGGAAGCATCAGTGGTGATTTGGTAAACCACGCTACTAAACCTGTACTTACTATAAAATTATAG
- the hemA gene encoding glutamyl-tRNA reductase, with protein MNQHHLSKNKSFYCVGLSYKKADAATRGLFSLSAQNKQLLLEKAKFEGFDELLVISTCNRTELYGYAEHPFQLIQLLCEFSCGTVDAFQKIGYVRKNREAVQHLFEVGTGLDSQILGDFEIIGQLKQSFSLSRQCGVANAFTERLLNSVISASKRIKNETGLSSGAASVSFAAVQYILQHIPEVSQKNILLFGLGKIGRNTCENLIKHTQNKHITLINRTKEKAEQIAGKFNLLVKDYKDLDTELAKADVLVVATGAQTPTVSKENISGGKKCLILDLSVPKNVKEDVEQVEGVTLVHMDALSQMTSDAMERRKTFIPQAKQIISEVSSEFFQWLDGRRFAPAIQALKSKLENMKNAELDFQRKKIANFNEEQAEIISNRIIQKITTHFVNHLKDSDTSEESVAWMQQVFQLEMADI; from the coding sequence ATGAATCAACATCATTTGTCAAAGAATAAAAGTTTTTATTGCGTAGGGCTAAGCTACAAAAAAGCAGATGCAGCTACTCGTGGGCTGTTTAGCTTATCGGCTCAAAATAAACAACTTTTATTGGAAAAAGCAAAATTCGAAGGCTTTGATGAGTTACTTGTGATATCTACTTGTAACCGTACGGAGCTTTACGGCTATGCCGAACATCCGTTTCAGTTGATTCAGTTGTTGTGTGAATTTTCTTGCGGTACGGTTGATGCTTTTCAGAAAATAGGCTACGTACGTAAGAATCGTGAAGCCGTTCAGCATCTTTTTGAGGTAGGAACAGGGCTTGACAGTCAAATTTTGGGTGATTTTGAAATTATTGGTCAGCTCAAACAAAGTTTCTCGCTTTCACGCCAATGTGGGGTAGCCAATGCCTTTACCGAACGATTGCTCAATAGCGTTATTTCCGCAAGTAAACGCATCAAAAATGAAACAGGGCTTTCCTCGGGGGCGGCTTCAGTTTCCTTTGCAGCTGTGCAATACATTTTACAACACATTCCTGAAGTTTCTCAAAAAAATATCCTGCTTTTCGGTTTGGGTAAAATCGGTAGAAATACTTGCGAAAATTTAATAAAACACACGCAAAATAAACACATTACTCTAATCAATAGAACCAAAGAAAAAGCCGAACAAATCGCTGGAAAGTTTAATCTGTTAGTTAAAGATTATAAAGATTTAGATACAGAACTAGCTAAAGCAGATGTTCTGGTAGTAGCCACTGGAGCGCAAACCCCTACCGTTTCCAAAGAAAATATTTCTGGCGGAAAAAAATGCCTAATTTTGGATTTGTCCGTCCCAAAAAACGTAAAAGAAGATGTTGAGCAAGTCGAAGGAGTAACTTTGGTGCATATGGATGCCCTCTCGCAAATGACCAGCGATGCAATGGAGCGTCGAAAAACGTTCATACCACAAGCGAAACAAATCATTAGTGAGGTTAGTAGTGAATTTTTCCAATGGTTGGACGGTCGTAGATTTGCTCCAGCCATACAAGCCCTCAAGTCGAAATTGGAAAATATGAAAAATGCAGAATTGGATTTTCAACGAAAAAAAATCGCCAATTTTAACGAAGAACAAGCCGAAATTATCAGCAACCGCATCATACAAAAAATCACTACTCATTTTGTAAATCATTTAAAAGATTCGGATACTTCGGAAGAGAGTGTGGCTTGGATGCAACAAGTTTTTCAGCTGGAAATGGCTGATATTTAA
- a CDS encoding 4'-phosphopantetheinyl transferase family protein, translating into MLLLDTINVDKNTQIYVKKSVESLEELQQEVSLSNEEVSRLEQIKPETDKKNFLSVRKILKMNGYAPGDLTYNEQGKPLLNDGKYISISHSRDMVAVAISKNEVGVDIELKQDRFIQISPKFTPWKPENTSLLKSSIVQKLTMIWTAKEAAYKAYGKGDITINQILVKDFFPNDTKTKVKVAPSEGEGSYYRISFMQLEDDFVLACCLPA; encoded by the coding sequence ATGTTGTTATTGGATACGATTAATGTGGATAAGAATACACAGATTTACGTAAAAAAATCTGTGGAATCTTTGGAGGAATTGCAGCAAGAAGTGTCTTTAAGTAACGAAGAAGTGTCTAGGCTTGAACAGATAAAGCCTGAAACAGATAAAAAGAACTTTTTGTCTGTACGAAAAATACTTAAAATGAATGGTTATGCTCCTGGGGATTTGACTTATAATGAGCAAGGTAAACCATTGCTTAATGACGGTAAGTACATATCAATAAGCCACTCAAGAGATATGGTAGCTGTTGCTATTAGTAAAAATGAGGTAGGAGTTGATATTGAACTCAAACAAGACCGCTTCATTCAAATAAGCCCCAAATTTACACCGTGGAAGCCTGAAAACACATCGTTACTTAAGAGTAGTATTGTGCAAAAACTCACTATGATCTGGACGGCAAAAGAAGCCGCCTACAAAGCCTATGGTAAAGGCGACATTACAATAAATCAAATTCTGGTGAAGGACTTCTTCCCTAATGACACCAAAACAAAAGTAAAAGTGGCACCCAGTGAGGGAGAGGGTTCCTATTACAGAATTTCTTTTATGCAATTGGAAGACGACTTTGTATTGGCTTGTTGTTTACCCGCTTAA